The following proteins are co-located in the Siansivirga zeaxanthinifaciens CC-SAMT-1 genome:
- a CDS encoding sulfite exporter TauE/SafE family protein, with translation MSYIEILQSYNLTGLQWLAIACTVFLLGLSKSGIKGIGIIIVIILAFVFGEKASTGVLLPMLVFADVFAVIYYKKHVQWYYVKKLLPSMVVGVLVGVWVGNDISELVFKRIMAVIIIGSVLIMFYTERRQASNFPKNKLFSSSMGFLAGFSTMIGNLAGPISNIYFLATRLPKNEFIGTIAWLFFIVNVFKLPFHVFVWHTITVDTLALNSVLILPVIGGFFIGAYLVKLVSNLNYRRFILIVTAIGGIMMLFR, from the coding sequence TATTAGGCTTATCTAAATCGGGTATTAAAGGTATTGGAATTATTATTGTTATCATTCTGGCCTTTGTTTTTGGAGAGAAAGCCTCTACCGGAGTTTTACTGCCTATGCTCGTTTTTGCCGATGTTTTTGCGGTTATATATTATAAAAAGCATGTGCAATGGTATTACGTTAAAAAGTTATTACCTTCTATGGTTGTGGGCGTTTTAGTAGGTGTTTGGGTTGGTAACGATATTTCAGAGTTGGTGTTTAAACGTATTATGGCGGTAATTATCATAGGCTCTGTTTTAATTATGTTTTATACCGAGAGACGCCAGGCATCTAACTTTCCAAAAAATAAATTGTTTTCCTCAAGCATGGGGTTTTTAGCAGGGTTTTCAACCATGATAGGTAATTTGGCAGGACCCATTTCTAATATTTATTTTCTGGCTACGCGCTTACCTAAAAACGAATTTATTGGCACCATAGCCTGGTTATTTTTTATTGTTAATGTATTTAAATTACCTTTTCATGTGTTTGTATGGCATACCATTACCGTTGATACATTGGCTTTAAATTCAGTTTTAATCTTGCCTGTAATTGGCGGTTTTTTTATTGGGGCCTACCTAGTAAAGTTAGTGTCTAATTTAAATTACCGACGCTTTATTCTTATTGTTACCGCTATTGGTGGTATTATGATGCTGTTTAGATAA
- a CDS encoding ArsR/SmtB family transcription factor yields MGATKEHIYKRDVTTIATMAKVFAHPARVAILQYISRQESCICNDIVDEIGLAQATISQHLKVINDAGLLKGNYKGKSVCYCLNGERFNEFQELLNSFFNTTTSNCC; encoded by the coding sequence ATGGGAGCAACAAAAGAACATATTTATAAGCGCGATGTAACCACAATTGCTACAATGGCAAAAGTATTTGCGCATCCTGCGCGCGTTGCTATTTTACAATATATAAGCAGACAAGAGTCTTGTATTTGTAATGATATTGTTGATGAAATTGGCTTGGCGCAAGCAACCATTTCGCAGCATTTAAAAGTTATTAATGATGCCGGATTACTTAAAGGCAACTATAAAGGTAAAAGTGTTTGTTATTGTTTAAACGGAGAACGTTTTAATGAGTTTCAGGAATTATTAAATTCTTTTTTCAATACAACCACATCCAATTGTTGCTAG
- a CDS encoding DUF805 domain-containing protein yields MNWYLKVMKQYADFSGRARRKEYWMFVLFNFIFILAAMLLDNLLGTTLGELPYGVIYILYVLAVFIPSLAVAVRRLHDVGKSGWMYFIILLPIIGHIWLLVLFVSDSEAGANKWGENPKTGPAEIDSIGKE; encoded by the coding sequence ATGAACTGGTATTTAAAAGTAATGAAGCAATACGCCGATTTTTCAGGCAGAGCAAGACGCAAAGAATATTGGATGTTTGTATTATTTAATTTTATTTTCATACTAGCAGCCATGCTTTTAGATAATTTACTGGGAACTACCTTAGGCGAACTTCCGTACGGCGTTATTTATATTTTATATGTTTTAGCCGTATTTATTCCATCATTGGCGGTTGCTGTAAGAAGACTGCACGATGTTGGAAAAAGTGGATGGATGTATTTTATAATTTTATTACCAATAATAGGCCATATTTGGCTGCTTGTGCTTTTTGTAAGCGACAGTGAGGCTGGGGCAAATAAATGGGGAGAGAACCCTAAAACAGGGCCGGCAGAAATTGATAGCATAGGTAAAGAATAA
- a CDS encoding carboxypeptidase regulatory-like domain-containing protein, whose amino-acid sequence MNKTFYLITIFLLSYIANAQQIIVSGKVTDTLQNPLAYANILAIPENDNEVVTFAITQENGTYKLGLSKNQTYNVTVSYLGFKQQTVSITTTNQDLFKDFILKENPDQLDEVTLNYTPPITVKKDTITYKLDAFTTGEERKLREALKKLPGVEVDKAGNVIVQGKKVTKVLVENETFFTGDSKLAVNNIPADAVDKVEILDNYNDIAMLKGLQDTEDMAMNIKLKEEKKKFTFGDVEVGAGIKNRYLVHPNLFYYSPKTNVNFIGDLNNQGIKSFSFRDYLEFEGGFSKLMNDAGSYFSLFNSDFAQYLNNQDYTANTNQFGALNIRQSINNVTDISGYVITSKSKTETQSETLNEYVNVQNSFFEERTVNNNLNNFFTIAKLTLDYDPSFNEDFAYNSFVKLTNNDSNGFITTINPNQNNSISTLTDVVGINLKQNVNYSRKLSKDHTLTLEATYNFQNDKPFTEWLTNRQILQGLIPLVNDTFYNIFQTKKSNSHSFNAIIKDYWVLNNFNHLYTSVGLNTAFNSFFNEDLQKLSNGNTNNFSTNGFGNDFGYNFVDTFMGLEYKFQIGIATFKPMLYYHFYNWNTKQFQDTFSNSKALLLPQFTTKIEFNNSEKINFKYALNARFPSIERLSNNFILSSFNSVFKGDTTLENQLYHTVSLSYYKFSLFKNLNLNVNTSFNKKVKHFKNVTQLDGINQFNTQILFNEPEYNWSVNGGISKKINKIRYNIRSRFNYNDFYQILNNNTQLNISKSVSSTFSAETFFKNYPNIEAGFTKDFNNYRSIGNITNFENNQFFVKLEYDFLKDFIFKADYSFDNYKNKNNGIANTFDTANASLFYQKEDTPWGFEINATNLFNVTFKQQNSFNSFLISDNKTFILPRIIMFKIAYKL is encoded by the coding sequence TTGAATAAAACATTCTATTTAATTACAATCTTTCTGCTCTCTTATATAGCTAATGCACAACAAATCATAGTTTCAGGCAAAGTTACAGACACCCTTCAAAACCCCTTAGCTTACGCCAACATTCTTGCCATACCAGAAAATGATAACGAAGTGGTTACTTTTGCCATTACCCAAGAAAACGGTACTTACAAATTAGGTTTAAGTAAAAACCAAACTTATAATGTTACCGTTAGCTATTTAGGTTTTAAACAGCAAACGGTTAGTATAACAACTACCAATCAAGACCTTTTTAAAGACTTTATATTAAAAGAAAACCCAGACCAGTTAGATGAGGTTACCTTAAACTACACGCCACCCATAACTGTAAAAAAAGATACCATTACTTATAAATTAGATGCTTTTACAACAGGCGAAGAACGTAAACTACGTGAAGCACTAAAAAAATTACCTGGTGTTGAGGTAGATAAAGCCGGTAATGTAATTGTTCAAGGTAAAAAAGTAACCAAAGTACTGGTAGAGAACGAAACATTTTTTACAGGCGATAGTAAATTGGCTGTAAACAATATACCTGCCGATGCTGTAGATAAAGTAGAAATTCTAGACAACTATAACGATATTGCCATGTTAAAAGGTTTGCAAGATACCGAGGATATGGCTATGAACATTAAACTAAAAGAAGAAAAAAAGAAATTTACTTTTGGCGATGTTGAAGTTGGTGCTGGTATTAAAAATCGTTATTTGGTGCATCCAAACCTTTTTTATTACAGCCCAAAAACCAATGTTAATTTTATTGGCGACCTAAATAACCAAGGTATTAAAAGTTTTAGCTTTCGCGATTATTTAGAGTTTGAAGGTGGTTTTAGTAAACTCATGAACGATGCTGGTAGTTATTTTAGTCTATTTAACAGCGATTTTGCGCAGTATTTAAACAATCAAGATTATACAGCAAACACCAACCAGTTTGGTGCTTTAAACATCAGGCAATCTATAAATAACGTAACCGATATTAGTGGCTACGTTATAACTTCTAAAAGTAAAACAGAAACGCAAAGTGAAACTCTAAACGAATATGTTAACGTTCAAAATTCTTTTTTTGAAGAACGAACCGTAAACAATAACCTCAACAATTTTTTTACCATTGCTAAATTAACTTTAGATTACGACCCAAGTTTTAATGAAGATTTTGCATACAATAGTTTTGTAAAACTAACTAATAATGATAGTAATGGTTTTATTACTACCATAAACCCCAATCAAAATAACAGCATTTCTACCTTAACCGATGTTGTGGGCATCAACTTAAAACAAAACGTAAACTACAGCCGTAAACTATCCAAAGACCACACCCTAACTTTAGAAGCTACTTATAACTTCCAAAACGATAAACCATTTACCGAATGGCTTACTAACAGGCAAATTTTGCAGGGTTTAATCCCTTTAGTCAACGATACGTTTTATAATATTTTTCAAACTAAAAAATCGAATTCACATAGCTTTAATGCCATTATAAAAGATTATTGGGTACTAAACAACTTTAACCATTTATACACAAGTGTAGGCTTAAATACTGCCTTTAATAGTTTTTTTAATGAAGATTTACAGAAACTTTCAAATGGTAACACCAATAACTTTAGCACCAATGGTTTTGGAAATGACTTTGGGTATAACTTCGTAGATACGTTTATGGGTTTAGAATATAAGTTTCAAATAGGTATTGCAACCTTTAAACCAATGTTATATTATCATTTTTACAATTGGAATACAAAACAATTTCAAGACACCTTTTCTAATAGTAAGGCTTTATTATTACCGCAGTTCACCACAAAAATAGAGTTTAATAACAGCGAAAAAATAAACTTTAAATATGCCTTAAATGCACGTTTCCCGAGTATCGAACGTTTATCAAACAACTTTATACTTTCTAGTTTTAATAGTGTTTTTAAAGGCGATACCACATTAGAGAATCAATTATACCATACCGTAAGTTTAAGTTATTATAAGTTTAGTTTGTTTAAAAACTTAAATCTTAATGTAAACACGAGCTTTAACAAAAAGGTAAAGCATTTTAAAAATGTTACACAACTGGATGGTATCAATCAATTTAATACACAAATATTATTTAATGAACCCGAATACAACTGGTCTGTTAATGGTGGTATCTCTAAAAAAATAAATAAAATAAGATATAATATAAGAAGCCGTTTTAACTACAACGATTTTTACCAGATTTTGAATAATAATACGCAATTAAATATTTCAAAATCCGTTTCTTCTACCTTTAGTGCCGAAACTTTTTTTAAAAACTACCCAAATATTGAAGCTGGTTTTACTAAAGACTTTAATAATTATCGTTCTATTGGTAATATTACAAATTTTGAAAACAACCAATTTTTCGTAAAACTGGAATATGACTTTTTAAAGGATTTTATTTTTAAGGCAGATTACAGTTTCGATAATTATAAAAACAAAAATAATGGCATAGCAAACACATTCGACACTGCAAATGCATCATTATTTTACCAAAAAGAAGATACGCCTTGGGGTTTTGAGATTAATGCAACCAACCTTTTCAATGTTACTTTTAAACAGCAAAATTCATTCAACAGCTTTTTAATAAGCGATAATAAAACGTTTATACTGCCTAGAATTATTATGTTTAAAATAGCTTATAAATTATAA
- a CDS encoding DUF6428 family protein: MTTQELFSVLEQNPEKALLFEYAPNLLVGANYHITEIKHLTIDSVDCGAQTDTWKETIIQLWESPNELGKTEYMSVFKALGILKKVGKMKAYVLDSEVKFEYSNAAFHTAQMFVNDFEIQGKNLIIKLATQKTDCKAKELCGVPEPLEATSSSQPCCTSTGNCC; this comes from the coding sequence ATGACAACACAAGAATTATTTTCAGTATTAGAACAAAACCCAGAGAAAGCTTTGTTATTTGAGTATGCTCCAAATTTATTAGTTGGTGCTAATTATCACATCACAGAGATAAAGCACCTAACCATAGATTCTGTAGATTGTGGTGCACAAACCGATACTTGGAAGGAAACCATTATACAGTTATGGGAAAGCCCTAATGAGCTGGGTAAAACAGAATATATGTCTGTTTTTAAAGCTTTAGGCATTCTAAAAAAGGTTGGAAAAATGAAGGCTTATGTTTTAGACTCTGAAGTTAAATTCGAGTACAGTAATGCAGCGTTTCATACCGCGCAAATGTTTGTTAACGATTTTGAAATTCAAGGTAAAAATTTAATAATTAAATTGGCTACCCAAAAAACAGACTGTAAAGCAAAAGAACTTTGTGGGGTGCCAGAACCTCTAGAAGCGACTTCATCAAGCCAGCCTTGTTGTACGTCAACTGGAAACTGTTGCTAA
- a CDS encoding TM2 domain-containing protein, protein MSEDKNLGNDFKEQANQFANEAKQTASEFTRGANEAFAGENKKIICGIVAILIGYLGVHKFILGYTKEGIIQLVASFVTCGIASIIPVIEGIIYLTKSDEAFYNTYQVGKKPWF, encoded by the coding sequence ATGTCTGAAGATAAAAATTTAGGTAACGATTTTAAAGAGCAAGCAAACCAGTTTGCTAATGAGGCAAAACAAACCGCATCGGAATTTACAAGGGGTGCCAACGAGGCTTTTGCCGGTGAGAATAAAAAAATAATATGCGGTATAGTGGCTATTTTAATTGGCTACTTAGGAGTTCACAAATTTATTTTGGGCTATACAAAAGAGGGTATTATTCAATTGGTTGCTTCTTTTGTTACTTGTGGTATAGCATCAATAATACCGGTTATTGAAGGCATTATTTATTTAACAAAATCCGACGAAGCTTTTTATAACACCTATCAAGTAGGTAAAAAACCTTGGTTTTAG
- a CDS encoding arsenate reductase ArsC, producing MKNILVLCTGNSCRSQMAHGYLYYFLKDKAVNVYSAGIETHGLNPGALAIMKEDGLNIDHHTSNHVDEYKDIDFDYIITVCDHANENCPYIPSKNAVRLHHNFYDPSKLVGTAEEKHAAFLKAREEIKGYFKAFVEKFEWN from the coding sequence ATGAAAAACATATTAGTATTATGCACGGGAAATTCGTGTAGAAGCCAAATGGCTCACGGGTATTTATATTATTTTTTAAAAGATAAAGCGGTGAACGTTTATAGTGCCGGTATAGAAACTCACGGATTAAACCCCGGAGCGTTGGCGATTATGAAAGAAGATGGTTTAAACATAGACCACCATACTTCAAACCATGTCGATGAATATAAAGACATCGATTTCGATTATATTATTACTGTTTGCGACCACGCCAACGAAAACTGCCCGTACATACCAAGCAAAAATGCGGTTCGTTTACACCATAATTTCTACGATCCTTCAAAATTAGTTGGTACCGCTGAAGAAAAACACGCTGCTTTTTTAAAAGCTCGTGAGGAAATTAAGGGATATTTTAAGGCGTTTGTTGAAAAGTTTGAATGGAATTAA